One genomic window of bacterium includes the following:
- a CDS encoding FHA domain-containing protein, with amino-acid sequence QSAAAKPKREPAPVRRIVGIAGAYSGEVFELTPGEITIGRSEGNAVILAGDNQVSRRHAKINVGEDGMAQIEDVGSTNGTTVDGARIAAATALAPGMSVGIGSTTFRVE; translated from the coding sequence GCAATCGGCTGCCGCGAAGCCGAAGCGCGAGCCCGCGCCGGTGAGGCGGATCGTGGGGATCGCGGGCGCGTATTCAGGCGAAGTGTTCGAGCTGACGCCCGGTGAAATTACAATCGGGCGAAGCGAGGGGAATGCGGTCATACTTGCCGGCGACAACCAGGTGAGCAGGCGTCACGCAAAAATTAACGTCGGCGAAGACGGAATGGCGCAAATCGAAGACGTGGGCAGCACGAACGGAACGACCGTGGACGGCGCCAGAATAGCCGCGGCGACTGCGCTCGCCCCGGGAATGAGCGTGGGAATCGGCAGCACCACGTTCAGGGTGGAATGA
- a CDS encoding ATP-binding protein, whose translation MFNKPLANLTIEDIEELIIKEVPESNTLDYKEEIYPLNDDGKSEFLRDVCAFANSEGGLIIIGIKEIRLENGEPTGLPEAVVPVDITNLERHIQTWTDLPKNSVEPPISSHSVTVIKSIESDGFGVVVISIPRSYRPPHATRKPHGGQWYRFSKRLLRRSQSLDLDGIREQFIHERSFRQSLEHSRSERLNKILRGENCVMSRYAPKLVLHIWPQNFPTYIKDLQSDDLFREITRRIDLSEAQWSRDFDGRCVYTQTSHPDFTYSMMFFSGLFELVLCMDVHRTASGNELHLNANETEIVEGWQEIMQVLEMLNLEFPVYIGFSLLLVDNHIIFTPPAISPRIMTQLGRKRLCRRNTLVAPIFELPEPQADCMSSIQQIMNRFYNEFGLARSINQISESQGS comes from the coding sequence ATGTTTAATAAACCTCTAGCTAATTTGACAATAGAAGACATTGAGGAACTCATAATCAAAGAAGTTCCTGAAAGCAATACATTGGACTATAAAGAGGAGATTTATCCTTTAAATGACGACGGCAAAAGCGAGTTTTTGCGTGATGTGTGCGCTTTTGCAAATTCAGAAGGTGGACTTATCATAATTGGGATCAAAGAAATTCGCTTGGAGAATGGAGAACCTACTGGATTACCCGAAGCTGTGGTCCCGGTTGATATTACAAACTTGGAGCGACATATCCAAACCTGGACGGACTTGCCAAAGAACTCGGTTGAGCCGCCAATATCAAGTCACAGTGTCACGGTCATCAAGTCAATCGAGTCAGATGGTTTTGGAGTTGTCGTAATATCTATTCCGCGAAGTTATCGCCCCCCACATGCAACAAGAAAACCGCATGGGGGTCAATGGTATAGGTTCTCGAAAAGATTGCTTAGGAGGTCTCAATCCTTGGACTTGGATGGCATTCGTGAGCAGTTTATTCATGAACGTTCATTCCGGCAATCGTTAGAGCATTCACGCTCAGAAAGGCTAAACAAAATCTTGCGTGGCGAAAATTGTGTCATGTCCAGATACGCACCTAAGCTCGTGTTGCATATATGGCCCCAGAATTTTCCTACCTATATCAAGGATCTCCAGTCAGACGACTTATTCAGAGAAATCACCAGGAGAATTGACCTGTCTGAAGCCCAATGGAGCAGGGATTTCGATGGAAGATGCGTTTATACACAAACTTCACATCCGGATTTTACGTATTCAATGATGTTTTTCTCAGGTTTGTTCGAGCTTGTATTATGTATGGATGTACATCGTACGGCCAGCGGTAATGAGCTTCACTTGAACGCCAATGAAACCGAAATTGTTGAAGGCTGGCAGGAGATAATGCAAGTACTGGAAATGCTTAATCTGGAGTTTCCTGTGTACATTGGCTTTTCCCTGCTGCTAGTCGATAACCATATTATATTTACGCCTCCGGCCATTTCTCCAAGAATCATGACTCAGTTGGGAAGAAAACGCCTTTGCAGACGAAATACATTAGTAGCACCAATTTTTGAATTGCCAGAGCCGCAAGCTGATTGCATGAGCTCGATACAGCAAATTATGAACAGGTTTTACAATGAGTTTGGACTTGCTAGATCAATCAATCAAATTTCGGAGAGCCAAGGGAGTTAA
- a CDS encoding pirin family protein, with product MSIRPVKRLSKSRPTLEGAGVHLNRAFGFGDTGLVDPFLLLDDFRNERPEDYLAGFPWHPHRGIETITYVLAGEVEHGDSIGNSGTISAGDIQWMTAGSGIIHQEMPKGDTQGRMHGFQLWANLPAALKMTAPRYQEVKSADIPEATDDDGTRARLVCGSFWGMRGPVEGIAADPVYVDVYVPPGVRKSLPVETKSNAFAYVFEGAGRFSGASDPQPVPTEITDRPDVIVPVLADNRSLILFDTGDEVTVEAGEEGIRFLLVSGRPLKEPVAWHGPIVMNTQEELKEAFDELKRGTFLNPR from the coding sequence ATGTCCATCCGTCCCGTTAAACGTCTTTCCAAGTCCCGCCCCACGCTTGAAGGCGCCGGGGTGCATCTCAACCGCGCGTTCGGGTTCGGCGACACGGGCCTGGTCGATCCATTTCTGCTGCTCGACGATTTCCGCAACGAGCGGCCGGAGGATTACCTTGCGGGCTTTCCCTGGCATCCGCACCGAGGAATCGAGACGATAACGTACGTCCTCGCGGGCGAGGTGGAGCACGGCGACAGCATCGGCAACAGCGGCACTATTTCCGCGGGCGACATCCAGTGGATGACCGCGGGCAGCGGGATAATCCACCAGGAAATGCCCAAGGGCGACACGCAGGGGCGGATGCACGGCTTCCAGCTCTGGGCCAATTTGCCCGCGGCGCTCAAAATGACGGCGCCGCGTTACCAGGAAGTGAAGTCGGCGGACATACCGGAAGCGACCGACGACGACGGGACGCGCGCGCGCCTCGTGTGCGGCAGCTTCTGGGGGATGCGCGGCCCGGTCGAGGGGATCGCGGCCGATCCGGTTTACGTGGACGTTTACGTTCCGCCGGGAGTGCGAAAGTCGCTGCCCGTCGAAACGAAAAGCAACGCGTTCGCGTACGTTTTCGAGGGCGCGGGGCGGTTCAGCGGCGCGAGCGATCCCCAGCCGGTTCCGACGGAAATCACGGACAGGCCGGACGTAATCGTGCCGGTGCTCGCGGACAACCGCTCGCTGATTTTGTTCGACACGGGAGATGAGGTGACGGTCGAGGCGGGCGAAGAGGGCATCCGGTTTCTACTCGTATCCGGACGGCCGCTGAAAGAGCCCGTCGCATGGCATGGCCCGATTGTGATGAACACGCAGGAAGAGCTGAAGGAAGCGTTCGACGAATTGAAGCGCGGTACGTTTTTGAATCCGCGTTAA
- a CDS encoding PIN domain-containing protein has product MANGAEEPVFVDSNILIYASISTSQLHLSCKRTINELVANGCELWVSRQVIREFLSVMTRDDYYLASMPRSKVLALAAEFRRFFRLAEESEAVTDRLLQILNDFKVSGKRVHDANIVATMLVCGVRRLVTSNARDFAPFAELIDLIGVS; this is encoded by the coding sequence ATGGCGAACGGGGCTGAAGAACCGGTATTCGTAGACTCAAACATTCTTATATATGCCAGCATCAGCACTTCGCAGTTGCACTTGTCCTGCAAACGTACGATTAACGAATTGGTAGCGAACGGATGCGAGTTGTGGGTGAGTCGCCAAGTTATCAGGGAATTCCTCAGTGTTATGACGCGAGACGATTATTACCTCGCCAGCATGCCAAGATCAAAGGTGCTGGCCTTAGCGGCGGAATTCCGGCGCTTTTTCCGCCTGGCCGAGGAAAGCGAGGCGGTGACCGATCGCCTGCTGCAGATTCTTAATGACTTTAAAGTATCCGGCAAGCGGGTTCACGATGCAAACATCGTCGCCACGATGCTCGTTTGCGGGGTAAGGCGGCTAGTCACTTCAAACGCAAGGGACTTTGCCCCATTTGCGGAACTGATCGACTTGATCGGCGTTTCCTAG
- a CDS encoding VWA domain-containing protein, which translates to MTGTLFAFLTAFAALALFAQPANTQGGGGSGDIWSKFDNQGEEEEEEPKLQPPTPEEILERPEIAIELPSEFYLKISQIVTDEERFPAVQLYVSALDQNGAPIKTLKPEHFKVMEEDRDGGEIVFADPMSRAPLAVCFVVDVSASMEPALDLEKAALKSFLDKMGPDDRAAIVSFSDVPSIEYYFTDNKDSLKDTVDALKTINQTALWDAIKAGMDLLLPQDGFRRALVVLTDGLDNQSTETVSSVMAFYRDNAETQNKGFSVFALGLGVDIEQAALDQLSQRTGGRFLFSPTPGDLDRVYHDILNQIQNEYILEYRSPHLSDKGRTVTVHLDADYYGKKASAEALYRIPGLGAALARWMWPGVILTVIMAVVLIIVTYLKITRAVWLTVMITPLEGKDFTITGGVATIGSLENNDVMLRHDASIQPNHAVLKETRDGYVIEALSRDHPIGIGTEWVRRVVLRDRDSFWLGRTQFVFREKALREGERHPAERDFSDLPSLETMGDRFEAARLPAKLVAISGPHAGEVFALTQGRKIYIGRANRGAVPGSAGAQGAGASASASGSEVTVDVVLARDNRASRVHAAVRLDEMGCWAMDLGSTNGTYVDGVRVTVETPLLAGSTLQVGDTVLRAE; encoded by the coding sequence TTGACCGGCACCTTATTCGCATTTCTTACAGCATTTGCGGCGCTTGCGCTTTTTGCGCAGCCCGCGAACACCCAAGGGGGCGGCGGAAGCGGAGACATCTGGAGCAAGTTCGACAACCAGGGCGAGGAGGAAGAGGAGGAGCCGAAGCTCCAGCCCCCCACGCCGGAGGAAATACTCGAACGGCCGGAAATCGCTATCGAGCTTCCTTCGGAATTCTATCTGAAGATTTCGCAAATCGTCACCGACGAAGAGCGGTTTCCCGCGGTGCAGCTGTACGTATCCGCGCTCGACCAGAACGGCGCGCCGATCAAGACGCTCAAACCGGAGCATTTCAAGGTGATGGAGGAGGATCGCGACGGGGGCGAAATCGTATTCGCCGATCCGATGTCGCGCGCGCCGCTGGCGGTTTGCTTCGTCGTGGACGTGAGCGCGTCGATGGAGCCGGCGCTGGATCTGGAAAAAGCAGCGCTCAAGTCGTTCCTGGACAAAATGGGGCCGGACGACCGCGCCGCTATCGTGAGCTTCAGTGACGTTCCCTCCATCGAGTATTACTTCACCGACAACAAGGATTCGCTCAAGGACACCGTCGACGCGCTGAAAACGATCAACCAGACCGCGCTTTGGGACGCGATAAAGGCCGGAATGGATTTGCTGTTGCCGCAGGATGGATTCCGGCGCGCGCTTGTGGTCTTGACGGACGGGCTGGACAACCAGTCCACCGAGACCGTTTCAAGCGTGATGGCGTTTTACCGCGACAACGCGGAGACGCAGAACAAGGGATTCAGCGTCTTCGCGCTGGGACTGGGAGTGGACATCGAGCAGGCGGCACTCGACCAGTTGTCGCAGCGCACCGGCGGGCGTTTTTTGTTTTCGCCGACGCCCGGCGATCTTGACCGCGTCTACCACGACATCCTCAACCAGATTCAAAACGAGTACATCCTCGAATACCGGTCTCCGCACCTGAGCGACAAAGGGCGCACGGTGACCGTGCATCTGGACGCGGATTACTACGGGAAGAAAGCGAGCGCGGAGGCGTTGTACCGGATTCCGGGGCTGGGCGCGGCGCTCGCGCGGTGGATGTGGCCGGGCGTGATTCTCACGGTGATAATGGCCGTGGTTTTGATCATCGTCACCTACCTGAAAATCACGCGCGCGGTGTGGCTGACCGTGATGATCACGCCGCTTGAAGGGAAAGACTTCACGATCACGGGGGGGGTCGCGACGATAGGCAGCCTGGAGAACAACGACGTGATGCTGCGCCACGACGCGTCGATCCAGCCCAACCACGCGGTGCTGAAGGAAACGCGGGACGGGTACGTTATCGAAGCGCTGTCGCGTGACCATCCGATCGGGATCGGGACGGAGTGGGTGCGGCGCGTCGTCCTGCGCGACAGGGACAGCTTCTGGCTGGGCAGGACGCAGTTTGTTTTCCGCGAGAAGGCGCTGCGCGAGGGCGAGCGCCATCCGGCGGAGCGCGATTTTTCGGACCTGCCATCGCTCGAAACGATGGGCGACAGGTTCGAGGCCGCGCGGCTTCCCGCGAAGCTCGTCGCGATTTCCGGACCGCATGCGGGCGAGGTTTTCGCACTGACACAGGGGCGCAAAATTTATATAGGCCGCGCGAACCGCGGCGCGGTTCCGGGAAGCGCGGGCGCGCAGGGCGCGGGCGCGTCGGCCTCCGCATCAGGCTCGGAAGTGACGGTCGACGTCGTTTTGGCGCGCGACAATCGGGCGAGCCGGGTACACGCCGCGGTCAGGCTTGACGAAATGGGATGCTGGGCGATGGACCTGGGCTCGACGAATGGGACGTACGTGGACGGCGTGCGGGTGACGGTCGAAACGCCGCTCCTGGCTGGCTCGACGCTGCAAGTGGGGGATACGGTGCTTCGGGCGGAGTGA
- a CDS encoding DUF1028 domain-containing protein, with amino-acid sequence MNGLYFRPAIAAAAAAVLLCANAFAATQCGAPNIATFSVVAYDPSTGEVGVAVQSKFFAVGSVVPWCRAGVGAVASQAYGNPTFGPLGLDMIAQGKMPEEVLKALLETDEDAARRQIGIVALLPDAGGALRGFAGTYTGDECLAWAGGKIGKTPDGITFAVQGNILSGPEVVEAMAAAISLPADMPADEFAFGMPNGMKLTENELAAVGTGDLAGRLLRALLAGQAAGGDSRGMQSAALKVSQAGAGYGGYTDVKYDLRVDDAADPFDELARLLNLARPISLSFEAYNKLYAKEYGAAIEIFTRLVSLQPEEASHHYNLACALSLSGSLDEAMKELAIALEMDPDELLPLAKEDHDLDPLREREDFRGLVG; translated from the coding sequence ATGAACGGATTATATTTTCGTCCCGCGATCGCGGCGGCGGCCGCGGCGGTTTTGTTGTGCGCAAACGCGTTCGCCGCGACGCAATGCGGCGCGCCCAACATAGCGACTTTCAGTGTCGTCGCGTACGATCCATCCACGGGCGAAGTTGGCGTCGCCGTCCAGAGCAAGTTTTTCGCGGTCGGCAGCGTCGTGCCGTGGTGCCGCGCGGGCGTGGGCGCGGTCGCTTCTCAGGCGTACGGCAATCCTACGTTCGGGCCGCTCGGCCTGGATATGATCGCCCAGGGCAAAATGCCGGAGGAAGTGCTGAAGGCGCTGCTCGAAACCGACGAGGACGCGGCCAGGCGGCAGATCGGGATCGTCGCGCTTCTGCCCGACGCGGGCGGCGCGTTGCGCGGCTTTGCGGGAACATACACCGGCGACGAGTGCCTGGCATGGGCGGGCGGTAAAATCGGCAAAACGCCGGACGGGATTACGTTCGCGGTGCAGGGCAACATCCTCTCCGGGCCGGAAGTGGTCGAGGCGATGGCCGCGGCGATTTCGCTTCCGGCTGACATGCCGGCGGATGAATTCGCATTCGGGATGCCGAACGGGATGAAGCTGACCGAAAACGAACTGGCGGCGGTCGGGACGGGCGATTTGGCGGGCAGGCTGTTGCGCGCGCTCCTCGCGGGGCAGGCGGCGGGCGGCGACTCGCGCGGGATGCAGAGCGCGGCGCTGAAGGTTTCCCAGGCAGGCGCGGGCTACGGCGGCTACACCGACGTGAAATACGACCTGCGCGTGGACGACGCGGCCGATCCGTTCGACGAGCTTGCGAGGCTCTTGAATCTCGCGCGGCCGATTTCGCTTTCTTTCGAGGCCTACAATAAGCTGTATGCGAAGGAGTACGGCGCGGCGATTGAAATATTCACCCGGCTCGTTTCGCTCCAACCGGAGGAAGCGTCCCACCACTACAACTTGGCGTGCGCGCTGTCGCTTTCGGGAAGTCTGGACGAGGCGATGAAGGAGCTCGCGATCGCGCTGGAAATGGACCCGGACGAGCTTCTGCCCCTGGCGAAGGAGGATCACGACCTGGATCCGCTACGTGAGAGGGAGGATTTCAGGGGGCTGGTGGGGTAG
- a CDS encoding heparinase II/III family protein: protein MENPFRWIAAATIAAVAAISSVAACAEPSAEKSLDSRIAGILDSLRPRLKAEPAKTWYSQVRGTASVAPNELPETGFAWKAARNAEIAKCAAFEFALTGDLSAKAAWLDALGTIDGIDPSKVKGNELLAIDSAASDAAISLLLGRLDAGDSDREAAAGIVGNLGGILMRNRPAWFEGAKNNWGVRQYSALLTCALVLESEPGFQNQAADWIAYCDSELPLHCEFQSLSGKEIPDISGWAEGHSYLEYSLDLWLDCMFIDRLARPERATEIESRLAALSRWSVMSAAPDGRRPNFDDSALAGFPSNVAASIVSESNPALAEVLTWDYMRQQDPENPKDHDPVLSLLTYRPELFANSGSPIDVDTKGAFPLGWLDTGTGDMVMRTGWGDLESYVNVRIESGDAHWHGIGHEHWDPLALSFYSGTREGGKWILLDGGYINWEEHSRVNTPDNHNMLLVDGLGPDWTKPVPGGEVREAAIEQRVFDTPGFTGAWLDEEGNVHYAEPVGFYGTATTTYRGVSWRRELMLLRDGMLFVRDTVTSDEPGKSKRLAFPWHLNFPADMPLEEAYRSTKLGGKYECMFFGLPGGEAGSIEFYSNSPFSLSFRTDEHSFEYGIALSHHVVEAAFPAEEFAKSNTFTLYTLVSSSVGLGFLDRYDPPESIPDVIADIWNQVE from the coding sequence ATGGAAAATCCCTTCCGATGGATTGCCGCCGCGACGATTGCGGCAGTCGCTGCAATTTCCTCCGTCGCAGCGTGCGCGGAACCGTCCGCTGAAAAATCGCTCGATTCACGCATCGCCGGGATTCTCGATTCGCTTCGTCCGCGGTTGAAAGCTGAGCCGGCAAAGACTTGGTACAGCCAGGTGCGCGGCACCGCTTCGGTTGCGCCAAACGAGCTTCCCGAAACGGGCTTCGCGTGGAAGGCCGCGCGGAACGCGGAAATAGCCAAATGCGCGGCGTTCGAGTTTGCCTTAACCGGCGACTTGTCCGCAAAGGCCGCTTGGCTGGACGCGCTCGGCACAATTGACGGAATCGATCCCAGTAAGGTCAAGGGCAACGAGTTGCTCGCGATAGACAGCGCGGCGAGCGACGCGGCGATTTCGCTGCTCCTCGGACGGCTCGATGCGGGCGACTCGGACCGCGAGGCCGCGGCTGGGATCGTGGGCAATCTCGGTGGAATTCTAATGCGCAACCGCCCCGCATGGTTCGAAGGCGCGAAGAACAACTGGGGGGTGCGCCAGTATTCGGCGCTGTTGACTTGCGCTCTCGTGCTTGAGTCCGAGCCGGGATTCCAAAATCAGGCGGCGGACTGGATTGCATATTGCGACTCGGAACTGCCGCTTCACTGCGAATTCCAGTCGCTTTCCGGAAAGGAAATTCCGGACATTTCAGGTTGGGCGGAGGGGCACAGCTACCTGGAATATTCGCTCGACCTGTGGCTGGACTGTATGTTCATAGACCGGCTGGCGCGTCCGGAGCGCGCAACGGAAATCGAATCGCGTCTGGCAGCGCTTTCGCGGTGGAGCGTAATGTCCGCCGCGCCGGACGGCCGCCGGCCGAATTTCGACGACAGTGCGCTTGCGGGATTTCCGTCGAACGTCGCCGCGTCTATCGTCAGCGAATCGAATCCCGCGCTCGCGGAAGTTCTTACATGGGATTACATGCGGCAACAGGATCCCGAAAATCCGAAAGATCATGACCCTGTCCTTTCGCTTCTTACGTACAGGCCAGAGCTTTTCGCAAATTCCGGCTCGCCGATCGACGTGGACACAAAGGGCGCGTTTCCCCTCGGCTGGCTGGATACAGGCACGGGCGACATGGTTATGCGCACCGGCTGGGGCGATTTGGAATCGTACGTGAACGTGCGGATCGAATCGGGCGACGCGCACTGGCACGGCATCGGGCACGAGCACTGGGACCCGCTGGCGCTTTCGTTTTATTCGGGCACGCGCGAAGGCGGCAAGTGGATTCTCCTGGACGGAGGCTACATAAACTGGGAGGAACATTCGCGCGTAAACACTCCCGACAATCACAACATGCTGCTTGTGGACGGCCTCGGCCCGGACTGGACGAAGCCCGTCCCGGGCGGCGAAGTTCGCGAAGCCGCCATCGAGCAGCGGGTTTTCGATACGCCGGGATTTACCGGCGCTTGGTTGGACGAAGAAGGCAACGTGCACTACGCGGAGCCGGTCGGATTTTACGGAACCGCAACAACCACTTATCGCGGCGTGTCCTGGCGGCGCGAGCTGATGCTCCTTCGCGACGGTATGCTTTTCGTCCGCGATACCGTGACGAGCGACGAACCTGGCAAATCGAAAAGGCTTGCTTTCCCGTGGCATTTGAATTTTCCGGCGGACATGCCGCTTGAAGAAGCGTACCGCTCCACCAAGCTCGGCGGAAAGTACGAGTGTATGTTTTTCGGGCTGCCGGGAGGAGAAGCCGGAAGCATCGAGTTTTACTCCAATTCGCCGTTTTCGCTATCGTTCCGCACCGACGAGCATTCGTTCGAATACGGCATCGCGCTTTCCCATCACGTCGTGGAAGCGGCGTTCCCCGCGGAGGAATTCGCCAAGTCCAACACGTTCACGCTCTACACGCTGGTTTCTTCCAGCGTCGGCCTGGGATTCCTGGACCGCTACGATCCGCCGGAGTCCATCCCGGACGTGATTGCCGATATCTGGAATCAGGTCGAATAA